One window of the Oncorhynchus mykiss isolate Arlee chromosome 5, USDA_OmykA_1.1, whole genome shotgun sequence genome contains the following:
- the plvapb gene encoding plasmalemma vesicle associated protein b, with product MYSGNSYSQAKFGLEAKDIHKAKGKSCGYYMRVVFFFSSLIQSLIIVSLVLFLVYGQPEKSAEERRVVELEQSLNRISENNINLRKDKADLGAALGARKAEKTALEGEVAMLKKAANASGEQIRALILKASQCETDKRKIEMSRATHVRGPTTPFIFATPNTEVKTLQSLNSQQAAIIKLIEANFTQTNQYIRIERDNAIKDRDAHNLETISLRRENNNLKEHLKLYTQKCKEDFAKSLEGIQMVTSNFLVRIDNLFPHSMTFHLTCEKQTEQMENIRARCSNLSKEVEDKFQRYLDNVGNKVANIQALSSRLEVQNSHLTLDLQQCVQNRSAMAAEGSRLLLEIRENHDRQVETLLKEQNRLREEKSLQGERLILREAEVKTLNGNVESLTTALTNCNPKLTGQKPLGLMSALKGGPSIAAPVISKPHMAR from the exons ATGTACAGTGGCAACAGCTACTCACAGGCCAAGTTTGGTCTGGAGGCCAAGGACATCCACAAGGCAAAGGGAAAGAGCTGCGGCTATTACATGAGGgtggtcttcttcttctcctctctgatCCAGTCCCTCATCATCGTGAGCCTGGTGCTGTTCCTGGTCTACGGCCAGCCAGAGAAGTCTGCTGAAGAGAGGAGGGTAGTGGAGCTGGAGCAGAGTTTGAACAGGATCAGCGAGAACAACATTAACCTGAGGAAGGATAAAGCTGACCTGGGAGCTGCGCTGGGGGCCAGGAAGGCTGAGAAGACAGCCCTGGAGGGAGAGGTGGCCATGCTAAAGAAAGCAGCGAATGCCTCCGGGGAGCAGATCAGAGCCCTCATACTGAAAGCG AGCCAGTGTGAAACAGACAAGAGGAAAATAGAGATGAGCCGTGCTACCCATGTCCGGGGACCCACCACCCCTTTCATCTTCGCCACTCCTAACA CTGAGGTAAAAACCCTCCAGTCTCTGAACTCCCAGCAGGCAGCAATAATCAAACTGATCGAAGCCAACTTCACCCAGACCAACCAGTACATCCGCATCGAGAGGGACAATGCCATCAAGGACCGTGACGCCCACAACCTTGAGACCATCTCTTTGCGTAGGGAGAACAACAACCTGAAGGAACACCTGAAACTCTACACCCAGAAGTGTAAAGAGGACTTTGCCAAGTCTCTGGAGGGGATCCAAATGGTGACCAGTAACTTCCTGGTGCGCATCGACAACCTGTTCCCCCACTCCATGACCTTTCACCTGACCTGTGAGAAGCAGACAGAGCAGATGGAGAACATCAGGGCCAGATGCTCCAACCTGTCTAAGGAGGTTGAGGACAAGTTCCAGAGATACCTGGACAACGTGGGGAACAAG GTGGCAAACATCCAGGCCCTGTCCAGTCGCCTGGAGGTCCAGAACAGCCATCTGACCCTTGACCTCCAGCAGTGTGTCCAAAACCGCAGCGCGATGGCGGCGGAGGGCAGCAGGCTGCTGTTAGAGATCCGGGAGAACCACGACAGGCAGGTAGAGACCCTGCTGAAGGAACAGAACCGGCTGAGGGAGGAGAagagcctgcagggagagagactgatTCTGAGGGAGGCTGAGGTCAAAACACTCAACGGGAATGTCGAGTCACTCACCACCGCTCTAACCAACTGCAACCCTAAG CTCACCGGCCAAAAGCCTCTCGGACTGATGTCAGCCTTGAAGGGGGGGCCATCCATTGCAGCACCAGTGATCAGTAAACCCCACATG GCGAGGTGA